The window TATATTCAAAAAAATATGTCAAAGATTGATTCATTTAAAGCAAATATAGAAAAAATTCCAGATGAAGATTTTATTCCAAAAAAATATGATGAGAAAATTCAACCATTATTTTTAATTATAGTATGCAAAAAATATCAAGATACGAAAAATAGATAAAACTGGAAGAAATTTAGATCATATGAGAATAGATGTGTAAATGGAAAAAAATTTAATCATATTAATGATTGATGGAGGCAGATTAGATAGAGCATTAAAATCACATATTTTTAACAAAATTAAAGAAAAAAGTACCTTTTTTTCTCAATCTATCACATATGCTCCTCATACAATAGCTGCCATGCATGCAGTATTTAGCGGATGTTATGGAACAAGAACTGGAACAAACAGTTATTGGTCCACATATGAATTTAAGAAAAATAAATTTAAAACAATTACGGAATATTTACATGAAGTAGGATACTATACTTGTGCAGATGTAGTAAGTAAATTAACAATTCCAGAACAGGGTTTTGATGAAATAAATATTCATGATGAGTTAAAAGATAATCTGTTAATTAGACATGTAGATTATCTTAGAAAAATAAAAGAAAAAATGATAGAGGTCAAAATGCTTTTCTGTATTTACAATACAGTAATATTCATACTGGAATAATGGAGCAAGTTTTAAAAGTTTACAATAATTTTAGTGAAGAATTTTTTAACAATATTAAACAAAATGAAGACAGATATGATTTACTTTTTAAAAATGCAGAAAATTATCTAGAAAATATGTTAAAAGAAATTACAAAATTAAAGCTAGACGACAAATCAATTATTTTGATCATGTCAGATCATGGAATAAGTGTTGGGGAAAAAATAGGAGAACGTGCATATGGTGCTTTTTGTTATGATTATACATTAAGAACATTTACATATTTTGTGGGAAGTGATTTCCCAATCAAAGAAATTCAACAACAAGTAAGAACCGTGGATTTTATGCCAACTATTTTAGAAATTTTGAAAATTCCACTAGATGTAAAATATGAAAAATTAGATGGTGTTTCCCTCATGCCGGTAATACAAGGAGAGATAATTCCTGAAAAAACAGCAATTTCAGAAACTGGAAACCCACAAAAAGAAAAAGCTCCTCCAAAAAAACCAAATGTAAAATCAATTCGTACATCAAAATGGAAACTAATTCTTAATGAGTACAATAACACTAGAGAGTTTTATGATTTACAAAACGATCCTAAAGAAGAAGAAAACATAACAGGGGAAAAATTAGAAGAGGAGAATACTCTCTGGATAGAATTAAAAAATAATATCGACATCACAAGTTAACTATTTATCAAATAAATTAAGAATAAATCATATATTAATATAAATACGATTTGACATATTTAGCATCAGATGAACAAACCACTAAAAATATACTTGGCTGATCTTACGTATGATACAGTTACTCTTGCAACAGAGGCATTTCCTCTAAATGTTGGGTTTATTGCAGCATACTGTAAAAAATTATTTGGAAATAGCATAGACATTAAAATTTTCAAATATATTCCGAAATTGGAAAAAGCGATCGATGAATCACCGCCAGATGTATTGGGTTTGAGTAATTATTGTTGGTCACACAATGTTAGTTCAGAAATGTTCAAAATGTTAACAAAGAAAAAACCATATGCTATAAAAATTTGGGGAGGTCCAAATTTTCCAATAGATATACCAACACAAGAAAAATTCATGAAAGAGCATACTGAAATTGATGCTTATGTACCAGTGGATGGAGAAGTAGGGTTTGCAAACATAATTGAAAGTATTTTGAAGATTGATTCAGTAGATCAAATGAAAGAAAAAATTATGGAAAAACCGATAGATGGTTGTATTACAAGAAATAAATTTGGAGAAATGCAATACTCAATTCCAACAATTAGAATAAAAAATCTTGATGAAATTCCTTCACCATACACAACTGGATTACTAGATGAATTTTTTGACGGTAAATTAACTCCAATGATTCAAACTAATAGAGGATGTCCGTTTCATTGTACATTTTGTACGGACGGAAAAGATGAAGTGAACCAAGTCAACATGTTTAGTTTGAATAGAGTACGTGATGAATTAGACTATATTGTAAAACATGTTCCAAAAAATACACCAAGTTTGCATATTAGTGATTTGAATTTTGGTATGTATCAAAGAGATCAGGAAATATGTGAAGAACTTGCAAAAATGCAAGAAAAAGCAAATTATCCACAATTCATAAAATGTACAACTGGTAAAAATCAACGTGAAAAAATCATTAAAGCGATTAGAAAACTAAGTAATTCATTACGTATTACTATGTCTGTACAATCCTTAGATGATCAAGTTTTAACAAATATCAGACGTTCAAATATTAGCGTTGATCAGATGTTAGATCTTTATCCAGCAATTAAAGAATCAGGATTACAAACTACGTCAGAAGTTATTTTGGGATTACCTGGTGAAACATATCAAAATCATATTGAAACATTAAGAGGATTAGTGCGTGCAAGGATGGATGAAATTGTTGTTCATACATGTATGCTACTAGATGGCTCAGAGATGAAAACCCCAAAAGAAATTGAAAAATGGAATTTAAAAACAAAATTTAGAGTTATACAAAGAGATTTTGCCAAATTAAGTAACGGTAAAAACATAGTAGAAATTGAAGAGGTAGTAGTTGGTTCAAACACATTAACATTTGAAGAATATGTAGAGTTAAGATTACTCGCTTTTATCATATTTGTGACAAACAAAGGAATAGTTTTTGAACCAATAATCAAATTTCTAAGACAAAATAAAATTGATGTTTTTGATCTATATTACAAAATGATGAAAGGTATTGGATTTGCACCACAAAAGGTGATTACTGTTGCAGATGGATTTAAACAAGCAACTATAAACGAGTTATGGGATTCTCCAAAAGAAATCTTAGAGAATTATCAGAAAGATACTGAATATAACAAATTACTTTCAGGAGAAGACGGAACACAGGTTATCTATCATTTTTTAGCTGAGGTAATCACAACATGTATGGATGAGTGGGTTGAACATGTGATAAATATTGCACATTCCCTATTAAAAGAAGCAGGAAGATTAGATGAAAAATCAGCAAGACAGTTTAGAGCTATTTCAGATTATTGCAGAGGACTATCACACAACGTCATGGGTACAGATAGAATGCAGACAAATCCAGAGTATGAATTTGATTATGATGTGCATAATTGGATTAATGATAAGAGTGAAGCAGATGTGGAGAAATTTAAAATTGACCCGGTAAAATTGTCATTTGTAATAAGTGAAGAACAGTTTAAAGTGGTACAAAATAATATCGATATATACGGATATTCTCAAATTGGTAAAAGTAAGGCATTGAAAATGATTCCTATTCAAAAACTATGGAGAATACCGGTTCAAAATAAGTAGCAAAACAAATTTTTATCATACATTTAAAAGAAAAAACGGAATTAAGTACGCATGAAGGCCATAATTTTAGCTGCTGGGAAAGGCAATAGACTCTTGCCCATAACTAATGAAATTCCAAAATCCATGATAGAGTTTGGAGAAATGTCTTTACTTGAAAGAATGATAAACACGTTTAGAGACTGTGGGATTTCAGATATTTCAATTGTGGTTGGACATAATGCAAAAAAATCAATTTTCCAAACATCAAAATTTTTGTAAATGAAAAATATGATAAAACAAATATGCTAGAAAGTTTATTTTGTGCAGAGGAAAAAATTGATGATGAAGTAATAATTTCTTATGCAGACATAATATTTGAAAAGAGAATTTTAAAAAAATTAATAACATCAAAAGAAGACATTACATTAGTAGTAGATACTGACTGGTTAAAATATTGGAAATTACGAATAGATGAACCTTTAGATGATGCACATGAAACTGTAAAGACAGATAATGAAGGTAATGTGATAAGCATAGGTCAAGAAGTAAAAAACGTACATGATACAGACGGACATTTCATTGGTTTAATGAAAATTCAAAACAAGGGAGCAAAAAATCTTAAAGATGTTTATTACAAATCTAAACTTCAATCCACAGATAACAGCAATCCATTAAACTCTAATTTGACATTTGAGAATTCACGGTTAGTTGATTTGATTCAAGGCATGATTAGATCTGGAATAAAAGTGAGTGTATCTACAACTAAAAATGGATGGCTTGAATTTGACACCGTTAAAGATTATGAAATTTATAGTAATTTGAAGGATAAAAATATGCTTAGTGACATAATTAATTTGGATTAAAATGGTTAAAAAAAAGAAATTGTATAAAGGCAAAGCATTTGATGTGAGTCTATATAATTTTTCAATTGGTAATAAAGTAGTCAATCATGAAATTATTGAACAGGGAAATGCTGCAGCGGTACTATCATTAGAAAAAGACAAAGTAATCATGGTAAAACAATTCAGATATCCAAATAAAGAAGTGTTAGAAATTCCTGCTGGAATATTAGATAATAATGAAACTTCGGAAGAATGTGCAAAAAGAGAATTTTTAGAAGAAACTGGATATATAGCTAAAAAAATAACTCATTTAATTAGATATTATCCATTTTTAGGCTACAATTTACAATATATTGATTGTTTTCTTGCTACAGGTATAAAAAAAATTTCAAGACAAAAACTTGATGAGGAGGAATCAATACAAATTGAAAAAATTCCATTAGTAAAATTAATTCGCATGATAAAATCTGGAAAAATCATTGATTCTAAAACAATTGTATCAGTAATGATTTATGCAGCTAAAAATAAGTTGAACTAATCAATAAATGGAGTTAGATGGCATGTCAAAAAATGTAAAAACGTATGAACAATATGAATATGACTTAAGACATCAGTTGAGAATTGCAGCTACGCAAGAATCAATACAATATATTAAAAAAAATATGTATAATGCCCTTTGTTTTCCACATGAACCTACAGTACTGTTTGAATATGCACTTCCAAAAATTAACAATAATGGATTGATTTTAGAATTTGGAGTCAGGAAAGGAAAAACAATTAAAGAAATATCTAAAAGAATAAAAAATAGAATTTGTCACGGTTTTGATAGTTTTGAAGGACTTCCAGAAGACTGGTCAGGTCAACCGTATCCAAAGGGAGCATATTCAGAAAGTGGTAGAATTCCAAAATTATCAAATAATATTAAAATTCACAAAGGGTGGTTCCATGAAACGTTACCAACTTTTCTAAAACAGCATAAAGAAATGATAGATTTTATTCATTTTGATTGTGATCTGTATTCATCAACTAAAACAATTCTTGATTTAGTAGGAAACAGAATAACGAAGAATACAATTTTGGTTTTTGATGAATATATGAATTATCCAACATGGGAGAGACATGAATTCAAGGCATTTCAAGAATTTGTTAAGAAAAAAAATATTTCATATGAATACCTAGCTTTTACAAGCAAATCAGCAGTATGCATTAAAATTAAAAACATTAAATCTACAAAACCTAAATAAATTTAAGTAAACTTTTTCTTTGAATTTTCTAAAT is drawn from Candidatus Nitrosarchaeum limnium SFB1 and contains these coding sequences:
- a CDS encoding hypothetical protein (hypothetical protein Nmar_0662), with amino-acid sequence MLESLFCAEEKIDDEVIISYADIIFEKRILKKLITSKEDITLVVDTDWLKYWKLRIDEPLDDAHETVKTDNEGNVISIGQEVKNVHDTDGHFIGLMKIQNKGAKNLKDVYYKSKLQSTDNSNPLNSNLTFENSRLVDLIQGMIRSGIKVSVSTTKNGWLEFDTVKDYEIYSNLKDKNMLSDIINLD
- a CDS encoding Fe-S oxidoreductase, whose product is MNKPLKIYLADLTYDTVTLATEAFPLNVGFIAAYCKKLFGNSIDIKIFKYIPKLEKAIDESPPDVLGLSNYCWSHNVSSEMFKMLTKKKPYAIKIWGGPNFPIDIPTQEKFMKEHTEIDAYVPVDGEVGFANIIESILKIDSVDQMKEKIMEKPIDGCITRNKFGEMQYSIPTIRIKNLDEIPSPYTTGLLDEFFDGKLTPMIQTNRGCPFHCTFCTDGKDEVNQVNMFSLNRVRDELDYIVKHVPKNTPSLHISDLNFGMYQRDQEICEELAKMQEKANYPQFIKCTTGKNQREKIIKAIRKLSNSLRITMSVQSLDDQVLTNIRRSNISVDQMLDLYPAIKESGLQTTSEVILGLPGETYQNHIETLRGLVRARMDEIVVHTCMLLDGSEMKTPKEIEKWNLKTKFRVIQRDFAKLSNGKNIVEIEEVVVGSNTLTFEEYVELRLLAFIIFVTNKGIVFEPIIKFLRQNKIDVFDLYYKMMKGIGFAPQKVITVADGFKQATINELWDSPKEILENYQKDTEYNKLLSGEDGTQVIYHFLAEVITTCMDEWVEHVINIAHSLLKEAGRLDEKSARQFRAISDYCRGLSHNVMGTDRMQTNPEYEFDYDVHNWINDKSEADVEKFKIDPVKLSFVISEEQFKVVQNNIDIYGYSQIGKSKALKMIPIQKLWRIPVQNK
- a CDS encoding hypothetical protein (hypothetical protein HNE_3487), yielding MELDGMSKNVKTYEQYEYDLRHQLRIAATQESIQYIKKNMYNALCFPHEPTVLFEYALPKINNNGLILEFGVRKGKTIKEISKRIKNRICHGFDSFEGLPEDWSGQPYPKGAYSESGRIPKLSNNIKIHKGWFHETLPTFLKQHKEMIDFIHFDCDLYSSTKTILDLVGNRITKNTILVFDEYMNYPTWERHEFKAFQEFVKKKNISYEYLAFTSKSAVCIKIKNIKSTKPK
- a CDS encoding NTP pyrophosphohydrolase (including oxidative damage repair enzymes), producing the protein MVKKKKLYKGKAFDVSLYNFSIGNKVVNHEIIEQGNAAAVLSLEKDKVIMVKQFRYPNKEVLEIPAGILDNNETSEECAKREFLEETGYIAKKITHLIRYYPFLGYNLQYIDCFLATGIKKISRQKLDEEESIQIEKIPLVKLIRMIKSGKIIDSKTIVSVMIYAAKNKLN